From Hymenobacter sediminicola:
CTCTTCGCCCAGTACTTCTACCGACAGAATGCGCGAGGTGGAGTCCAGCGGGTCAACGGCTGGGTAGATGCCCAGCTCGGCGATTTTGCGGCTCAATACCGTGGTGGCATCCAAGTGAGCAAAGGTGTTGGCCGGGGCCGGGTCAGTCAAGTCATCGGCAGGCACATACACGGCCTGTACCGACGTGATAGAACCACGCTTGGTAGAAGTAATGCGCTCCTGCATGGCACCCATTTCGGTAGCCAGCGTGGGCTGATACCCTACGGCCGACGGCATCCGACCCAACAGAGCCGATACTTCGGAACCAGCTTGGGTGAAGCGGAAGATGTTGTCGATGAAGAACAGGATGTCGCGGCCAGCGCCGGTGCCGTCACCATCACGGAAGCTTTCGGCAATCGTCAGACCCGACAGGGCCACACGAGCACGGGCTCCGGGAGGCTCGTTCATTTGGCCGAACACGAGAGTCGCCTGCGACTTCTCCATCTCGGCCATGTCTACTTTGCTCAAATCCCAGCCGCCTTCCTCCATCGAGTGCTTGAACTCCTCGCCGTAGCGAATGATGTTGGCCTCAATGAATTCGCGCAACAGGTCATTGCCTTCGCGGGTGCGCTCACCTACACCAGCAAACACCGACAGACCCGAGTAGGCCTTGGCTACGTTGTTGATCAGTTCCTGAATCAATACGGTTTTGCCTACGCCGGCACCACCGAACAGACCAATTTTGCCACCCTTTACATAAGGAGCAAGCAGGTCAATTACTTTAATGCCGGTGAAGAACACTTCCGAAGAAGTTGCCAGTTCTTCGAAAGCCGGAGCCTGACGGTGAATCGGCAGACGCGTGGTGCTCGTCGGCTGCGGAATGCCGTCGATGGCATGACCGATTACGTTGAACAGACGGCCTTTGATGCTGTCGCCGGTAGGCATGGAGATGGGCGCGCCCAGGTCACGTACTACAGCACCGCGGGTCAGGCCCTCGGTCGAGTCCATGGCGATGGTGCGGACCCGGTCTTCGCCCAGGTGCTGCTGGCACTCCAGGATAACTACCTGGCCGTTGTCTTTCACGACTTCAAGAGCGTCGAGAATGTTGGGGAGCTTGGAGCCTTCACCCGCGAAGCTCACGTCCACAACGGGACCGATAACCTGGGTGATTTTGCCGGTATTCGCCATTACGTTTTATGTATGGA
This genomic window contains:
- the atpD gene encoding F0F1 ATP synthase subunit beta, whose product is MANTGKITQVIGPVVDVSFAGEGSKLPNILDALEVVKDNGQVVILECQQHLGEDRVRTIAMDSTEGLTRGAVVRDLGAPISMPTGDSIKGRLFNVIGHAIDGIPQPTSTTRLPIHRQAPAFEELATSSEVFFTGIKVIDLLAPYVKGGKIGLFGGAGVGKTVLIQELINNVAKAYSGLSVFAGVGERTREGNDLLREFIEANIIRYGEEFKHSMEEGGWDLSKVDMAEMEKSQATLVFGQMNEPPGARARVALSGLTIAESFRDGDGTGAGRDILFFIDNIFRFTQAGSEVSALLGRMPSAVGYQPTLATEMGAMQERITSTKRGSITSVQAVYVPADDLTDPAPANTFAHLDATTVLSRKIAELGIYPAVDPLDSTSRILSVEVLGEEHYNTAQRVKEILQRYKELQDIIAILGMDELSEEDKQVVNRARRVQRFLSQPFFVAEQFTGLKGVLVDIKDTIRGFNEIIDGKHDHLPEAAFNLVGNIEDAVAKGEKLVAEAK